A genomic segment from bacterium encodes:
- a CDS encoding N-6 DNA methylase, giving the protein MRIIPRVTERSFYPELIDIIRSKGGQAVSEIMYQSEPDIQFELGNRTWLLSVKIGENPKIIKDALLQYLRHKDDSGIKFGLILFLPDLFRKIEPAESAIRSTLRRTKVTTMIDADLVKDELADRPFPEVIDYLIKEVLLKLERKQSTYYPFPRVISLLQQQVADMMAGIHLDEKTALRVITDKHLLMDLGHMHTSEAEATAYFLAAFIFLNQILFLRLLVNAQPDKFSTPITPVTHNGLRTAFGKVCEINYRPIYEIDVLDAIPKEFLEDTFKLIWGLEVEKVQHELPGRIFHELMPSKIRKMLAAFYTRPYAADILAHLTIEKNDATVFDPACGSGTILVSAYNCKMHLSKKEGIVGNPHRRFAEKELFGADIMPFAVHLTSANIAAIDPAVTIERTQIIQGNSLELASGVVYSGGIQLGFFVHTPMAKTVNGDPYAIKLNNFDAILMNPPFTKIERGIKAIVEKMDRFKNKIGGEVGLWGHFIGLADVFLKEEGTFGGVIPINVLRGRESASVRKIVFEEWTPLYILKPTYNYGFSEWSEYRDILLIARKQKPEPDHKVKFCLVKKDLTKITQRDIKKIAEGVKKRDTTRDDELVDIDSHPIKEIKERMNNLMWFCGVTDFNFRDKITAFLEKFNDKLLPFPANEKYFQTGLRTYGRLSKILFLTRRTQDARIEQAFLHFLSDLKTPISAQTLKGTTYKIPKSKLIKSLRTPVGINQMDMTFLCDYIVKEPYTDLERVCKAADVSLPKEEFWDELNERLKGIESYIAVSRRLNPFSPANHHFAFFAARRFSPSDQLNVILEENSNRAQAICAVLNSIIFHGQFFLLKEESTGRYVDIRLYDLEEMRLIPSDKTINLLVNVFRKYGQIEFPALSKQFDRNFSERYEEFWDRERLRKGNQQRLWTYLDKPINPFPDRLKFDLAVCKALGVPVTKEELLSLYEIIVKEMILIKGLKRD; this is encoded by the coding sequence ATGAGGATTATCCCTAGGGTCACTGAACGTAGTTTTTACCCTGAACTCATAGATATTATTCGTTCCAAAGGCGGACAAGCCGTTTCAGAAATAATGTACCAATCTGAACCAGACATACAATTTGAATTGGGAAATCGTACTTGGCTGCTTTCAGTAAAAATTGGTGAAAACCCGAAGATAATAAAAGACGCACTACTTCAATATTTAAGACACAAGGATGATTCAGGGATTAAGTTCGGACTAATCCTGTTTTTACCTGATCTATTTAGAAAGATAGAACCAGCCGAGTCTGCAATTAGATCCACCCTGCGTAGAACAAAAGTAACTACAATGATAGATGCAGATTTAGTTAAAGATGAACTTGCCGACAGACCCTTCCCCGAAGTTATCGATTACCTCATAAAAGAGGTGTTATTAAAGCTGGAACGTAAACAAAGTACGTACTATCCGTTCCCCAGGGTTATCTCGCTCTTGCAACAACAAGTTGCCGATATGATGGCTGGAATTCATCTCGACGAAAAGACGGCACTGCGTGTTATTACCGACAAGCATTTACTTATGGATTTGGGACATATGCACACAAGCGAGGCAGAGGCTACAGCCTATTTTCTAGCTGCATTCATTTTTCTGAATCAGATACTTTTCTTGCGCTTGCTGGTTAATGCTCAACCGGACAAATTTTCAACACCCATAACACCAGTAACCCATAACGGCTTAAGAACCGCTTTCGGCAAGGTCTGTGAAATAAACTACAGGCCCATTTATGAAATCGATGTCCTTGACGCAATCCCTAAAGAGTTTCTCGAAGACACATTCAAATTAATCTGGGGGCTTGAGGTCGAAAAGGTCCAGCATGAATTGCCGGGGCGTATTTTCCACGAGCTTATGCCTTCAAAAATAAGAAAGATGCTTGCCGCTTTCTATACAAGGCCATACGCAGCCGACATCCTCGCTCATTTAACAATAGAAAAAAACGACGCGACTGTTTTTGACCCTGCTTGCGGTTCAGGCACTATTCTTGTCTCTGCCTATAACTGCAAAATGCATTTGTCAAAGAAGGAAGGAATAGTTGGAAACCCCCACAGGCGCTTCGCAGAAAAGGAATTATTTGGCGCAGATATAATGCCATTCGCGGTTCACCTAACTTCTGCAAACATAGCCGCAATTGACCCCGCTGTGACAATTGAAAGAACTCAGATAATTCAGGGCAACAGTCTTGAACTTGCTTCTGGCGTCGTCTATTCAGGCGGAATACAACTTGGTTTCTTTGTACATACCCCCATGGCCAAGACAGTCAATGGCGACCCTTACGCTATCAAGTTGAACAATTTCGACGCAATACTCATGAACCCTCCATTTACTAAAATAGAACGCGGCATTAAGGCGATTGTTGAAAAAATGGACAGGTTTAAGAATAAGATTGGCGGCGAAGTAGGCTTATGGGGACACTTTATAGGCCTTGCGGACGTTTTCCTTAAAGAAGAGGGAACATTCGGAGGGGTTATACCTATAAATGTCTTGCGAGGACGGGAGAGTGCATCAGTAAGGAAGATTGTCTTTGAAGAATGGACGCCGTTATACATTCTTAAGCCGACGTATAACTACGGATTCTCCGAGTGGTCCGAATACAGGGACATACTTTTAATAGCCCGTAAGCAAAAACCTGAACCTGATCACAAGGTTAAGTTTTGCCTTGTCAAGAAGGACCTGACAAAAATAACTCAGAGGGATATTAAGAAAATCGCCGAAGGAGTAAAGAAGCGCGACACGACCCGCGACGACGAGTTGGTTGATATTGACAGCCACCCCATTAAAGAAATCAAAGAGCGCATGAATAATTTGATGTGGTTCTGCGGCGTAACCGATTTTAATTTCAGGGACAAGATTACGGCTTTTCTGGAAAAGTTCAATGACAAACTTCTTCCGTTCCCTGCGAATGAGAAGTATTTTCAAACCGGCCTGCGCACCTACGGTAGGCTGTCAAAAATTCTTTTCCTGACGCGCAGGACGCAAGACGCAAGAATTGAACAAGCCTTTCTGCATTTTTTGAGTGACCTTAAAACTCCAATCAGCGCGCAAACACTCAAGGGTACTACATATAAAATACCGAAATCGAAGCTTATTAAAAGCTTACGCACGCCTGTAGGCATTAACCAGATGGACATGACATTCCTTTGCGACTACATAGTCAAGGAGCCATATACCGATCTTGAGAGGGTTTGCAAAGCCGCTGATGTAAGTTTGCCTAAAGAAGAATTCTGGGATGAGTTAAATGAGAGATTGAAAGGTATCGAATCATACATTGCGGTTAGTCGTCGTCTTAACCCCTTTTCCCCAGCCAACCACCATTTCGCCTTTTTCGCAGCAAGGAGATTTAGTCCTTCTGATCAATTGAACGTGATCCTTGAAGAAAACTCAAATCGTGCACAGGCTATCTGCGCAGTTCTTAACTCGATTATATTCCATGGTCAATTCTTCTTATTGAAAGAGGAAAGTACCGGGCGGTATGTAGATATTAGGCTTTACGACCTTGAAGAAATGAGACTAATACCTAGTGACAAAACCATCAATCTGTTGGTTAATGTGTTCAGAAAGTATGGTCAGATTGAATTTCCCGCGCTTTCAAAGCAATTCGACAGGAACTTCAGCGAGCGTTATGAAGAGTTTTGGGATAGGGAAAGACTTCGTAAAGGCAATCAGCAAAGGTTGTGGACTTATCTTGATAAACCAATTAACCCTTTTCCTGATCGATTGAAGTTCGATCTAGCCGTATGCAAGGCCCTTGGGGTGCCAGTAACAAAGGAAGAGCTTTTGAGTCTCTATGAAATCATCGTAAAGGAGATGATTCTCATTAAGGGTCTTAAACGGGATTAA
- a CDS encoding TldD/PmbA family protein, whose amino-acid sequence MKDLAERAVEVARLAGADYADARVLTIQDQFLFVEDRSPRAIRDLSDAGIGIRVLKNGAWGFASISRLDKRSAEKVAREAVAVAKASALTTGQEKITIVPEPQHKAKYETKVEIDPFAIPINEKIAMLLRINDKMLKVKGIVKTRANSHITRRHQFFASTEGSSIETLITTVGGDYTAVAAGKGDSQTRTFQDHPMNKGWEHVQSLKLEENAERIAEEAVAKLSADYPSEGPMDLILDPAHLALTIHESVGHATELDRVLGYEANFAGTSFVTLDKKENGFRYGSDLIHFVADNTLEGGLASTGFDDEGVQCQRWDIVKEGIFKNYSSTREVAMRAGYNRSFGSGRADSYASMPINRIPNLSLMPGKKDLSPEDLMSDIKKGIWIEGRGSWSIDQRRLNFQFGGDLFFEIKNGKKGKMLRDVIYQSITPEFWGSVDGLAGPKWWEPRGLRNCGKGEPMQVAQMTNGGTWVRVRKIRVSRGKK is encoded by the coding sequence ATGAAGGATTTGGCTGAGCGCGCAGTTGAAGTAGCGCGGCTCGCCGGAGCAGACTACGCCGATGCCCGCGTTCTAACAATTCAAGACCAGTTCCTCTTTGTTGAAGACCGGTCGCCGAGAGCGATTAGGGACTTAAGCGACGCAGGCATTGGAATTAGAGTCTTAAAAAACGGCGCATGGGGATTCGCTTCCATAAGTCGTCTCGACAAACGCTCCGCTGAGAAGGTCGCAAGAGAAGCAGTAGCGGTCGCAAAAGCCTCGGCTTTGACCACAGGTCAAGAAAAGATAACTATTGTCCCTGAACCTCAACATAAGGCAAAATATGAAACCAAGGTTGAGATCGACCCCTTCGCAATACCGATTAATGAAAAGATCGCTATGCTCCTGCGTATCAATGATAAGATGCTTAAGGTAAAAGGTATTGTTAAAACAAGGGCAAACTCTCACATAACCAGACGCCACCAGTTCTTTGCTTCAACCGAGGGCTCTTCTATTGAGACTTTAATTACAACTGTAGGCGGCGACTACACAGCGGTTGCAGCCGGCAAGGGCGACAGCCAGACAAGAACATTTCAGGATCATCCGATGAACAAGGGATGGGAACACGTGCAAAGCCTTAAGCTTGAGGAGAACGCCGAGCGCATCGCGGAAGAGGCGGTAGCCAAGCTTTCTGCCGACTACCCTTCTGAAGGACCAATGGATCTTATACTGGACCCTGCGCATCTTGCCCTTACTATTCACGAATCAGTCGGTCATGCAACCGAGCTTGACAGAGTGCTTGGTTATGAAGCAAATTTCGCCGGCACGAGTTTTGTAACTCTGGACAAGAAGGAAAACGGGTTCCGGTACGGTTCTGATCTGATTCATTTTGTCGCCGATAATACACTTGAAGGCGGACTTGCTTCTACAGGATTCGACGACGAAGGCGTTCAGTGCCAGAGATGGGACATCGTTAAAGAGGGTATATTTAAGAACTACAGCTCCACTCGGGAGGTTGCCATGCGCGCTGGCTATAATCGCTCATTCGGTTCCGGCAGGGCCGATAGCTATGCCTCAATGCCCATCAACCGAATCCCAAATCTATCCCTTATGCCTGGCAAGAAAGACCTGTCACCTGAAGATCTCATGTCGGATATTAAAAAAGGGATATGGATAGAAGGCCGCGGAAGCTGGTCAATAGACCAGCGACGCCTCAATTTCCAGTTCGGCGGGGACTTGTTCTTCGAAATCAAGAATGGAAAGAAAGGCAAGATGCTGAGGGACGTGATATATCAATCCATAACGCCTGAATTCTGGGGTTCAGTGGACGGGCTGGCAGGTCCTAAGTGGTGGGAACCAAGAGGCTTACGCAACTGCGGAAAAGGCGAACCTATGCAGGTTGCACAGATGACAAACGGAGGTACGTGGGTTAGGGTTCGCAAAATACGCGTTAGCCGGGGGAAAAAATGA
- a CDS encoding TldD/PmbA family protein, whose amino-acid sequence MNKDWLKETIDLVSKRKKVEDARILLSVENENLSRFAENRITQNTTRHRINVNVIAVNKHRRGMAETSDVSSRGVLAALRRAEAIVKATPEDPEYIELPQGQRYLKVERFCDKTAKISVDAKARVIREITAEAASRKTTSSGIYRSGDYGLYIGNTRGLMAEHVWTEAEFSITAQTSDSSGSAVAQDEDVSKINPQALAIEAFRTEELGRNPKEVKPGIYKTLITARSVAELLPFAVFQMDRRAADEGRSFFKDKLGKKIISSKIDLISDPADARNPGIPMDLYNDGIARKKTAYIEKGVLTNLWTSRYWAKKQKIPVVTSSFNFSMTGGNKNLDEMIRKIDKGLLVMNLWYIRYVNPMDLVLTGTSRDGFFWIEDGRIKHAVKHMRFNDSPIRILKNPSALGAPERRQGSMLVPSVLVDDFNWASGTTF is encoded by the coding sequence ATGAACAAAGACTGGCTTAAGGAAACCATCGACCTCGTCTCAAAGAGAAAGAAAGTCGAAGATGCAAGAATTCTTTTGAGCGTAGAGAATGAAAACCTTTCTCGTTTTGCAGAGAACAGAATAACCCAGAATACAACAAGACATCGAATCAACGTAAACGTCATCGCGGTAAACAAACACCGAAGAGGCATGGCCGAAACATCCGATGTTTCTTCTCGCGGAGTTCTTGCCGCTCTGAGACGGGCAGAGGCTATTGTCAAAGCGACGCCTGAAGACCCCGAGTACATAGAACTACCTCAGGGTCAACGTTACTTGAAGGTCGAAAGGTTCTGTGACAAAACGGCCAAGATATCGGTCGACGCTAAAGCCAGGGTCATTCGCGAGATTACTGCCGAGGCCGCATCTCGTAAAACCACATCGTCAGGCATCTATCGTTCCGGCGACTACGGGCTGTATATAGGCAACACACGCGGTTTGATGGCTGAACACGTGTGGACTGAGGCGGAATTCTCGATAACGGCTCAGACATCGGACTCGTCCGGTTCGGCGGTTGCCCAGGATGAAGATGTTTCAAAGATAAACCCTCAGGCTCTTGCTATTGAGGCTTTCCGGACAGAGGAACTTGGGAGAAACCCAAAAGAGGTCAAGCCAGGAATTTATAAAACCTTGATTACCGCCAGATCTGTGGCTGAACTCCTTCCCTTTGCCGTCTTTCAGATGGATAGACGGGCTGCCGATGAAGGGCGGAGCTTTTTCAAGGACAAGCTTGGTAAAAAGATAATCTCATCAAAAATAGATCTTATATCTGATCCTGCGGATGCAAGAAATCCGGGAATACCCATGGATTTATACAATGACGGTATAGCAAGAAAGAAAACTGCTTATATTGAGAAGGGTGTCCTCACCAACCTGTGGACATCCAGATACTGGGCTAAGAAACAAAAGATACCCGTTGTAACCTCCTCCTTCAACTTCTCAATGACCGGCGGCAACAAAAACCTTGACGAAATGATACGCAAGATTGATAAGGGACTTCTTGTAATGAATCTGTGGTATATTCGTTATGTAAATCCTATGGATCTTGTTCTTACAGGGACCAGCCGCGACGGTTTTTTCTGGATAGAGGACGGAAGAATCAAACATGCAGTAAAACACATGCGCTTCAACGATTCGCCGATACGCATCTTAAAGAATCCCAGCGCTTTGGGCGCACCCGAACGCAGGCAGGGTTCGATGCTTGTTCCTTCGGTTCTTGTGGACGACTTCAACTGGGCAAGCGGGACAACTTTTTAG
- the arsB gene encoding ACR3 family arsenite efflux transporter produces MSSSDKVQNKGRGLGFFERYLTLWVLLCIGAGIGLGKLAPGVARFLDGLSIYVNEAPVISIPIAVCLFFMMYPIMVKIDFAEVLKAGRSIKPVTLTLVLNWAIKPFTMYAIAMLFLGVIFRGLIGPDALDYVKMPLGQNLALGASYGAGKVVLVNGAKMLAVPLWRSYLAGAILLGIAPCTAMVLVWGYLARGNDGHTLVMVAINSLSMLVLYGPLGGLLLGVGRLPVPWQALLLSIGIYVALPLIAGYFSRRWIIKAKGIDWFKTRFLPFLTPVTITALLATLVLLFSFKGDVIISNPLTILWIAIPLFVQTNLIFWLGYAGARLLKLSYEDAAPSAMIGASNHFEVAIATATMLFGLSSGAALATVVGVLIEVPVMLMLVRICLATKSKFKRQISD; encoded by the coding sequence ATGAGCTCCTCCGATAAAGTGCAAAACAAGGGAAGAGGTCTGGGGTTTTTCGAACGCTACCTGACCCTCTGGGTTCTACTCTGCATCGGTGCCGGGATCGGTCTCGGAAAGCTTGCTCCGGGCGTCGCTCGCTTCCTTGACGGGCTTTCCATATACGTCAACGAAGCGCCTGTAATATCCATTCCAATTGCCGTCTGTCTTTTTTTTATGATGTATCCTATCATGGTCAAGATTGATTTCGCAGAGGTCCTCAAAGCGGGCAGAAGCATAAAGCCGGTCACGCTCACGCTCGTTCTGAACTGGGCTATAAAGCCTTTCACCATGTATGCAATAGCAATGCTCTTTCTGGGGGTTATCTTCAGGGGTCTCATCGGTCCTGACGCCCTCGACTACGTAAAGATGCCCCTTGGGCAAAATCTCGCACTCGGCGCGTCATACGGCGCAGGCAAGGTCGTTCTCGTGAACGGGGCAAAGATGCTCGCGGTTCCCTTATGGCGAAGCTATCTGGCAGGCGCTATCCTTCTCGGCATCGCTCCATGCACGGCAATGGTGCTCGTTTGGGGATACCTCGCGCGCGGCAACGACGGCCACACGCTCGTGATGGTCGCAATCAACTCGCTCTCAATGCTCGTGCTCTACGGACCTTTGGGCGGGCTACTTTTGGGTGTTGGTCGTCTACCTGTTCCCTGGCAGGCCCTCCTCCTCTCCATTGGAATCTACGTCGCCCTTCCTCTTATCGCCGGCTACTTCTCGCGGCGCTGGATAATCAAGGCAAAGGGTATAGATTGGTTCAAGACTCGCTTCCTACCCTTCCTCACGCCCGTAACCATCACCGCCCTGCTTGCGACACTCGTTCTCTTGTTCAGCTTCAAGGGTGACGTCATAATCTCGAACCCGCTCACTATCCTCTGGATAGCCATCCCCCTCTTTGTCCAAACCAATCTCATCTTCTGGCTGGGTTATGCCGGGGCAAGGCTCCTCAAGCTTTCCTACGAGGATGCGGCGCCTTCGGCCATGATAGGAGCGTCCAACCACTTCGAGGTCGCAATAGCAACGGCAACCATGCTTTTCGGACTTTCCTCAGGTGCAGCATTGGCTACCGTAGTTGGTGTTTTGATCGAAGTCCCGGTAATGCTTATGCTTGTGAGGATATGTCTTGCTACAAAGAGCAAATTTAAGAGACAGATCAGCGATTAA
- a CDS encoding thioredoxin family protein yields MLKIEVFGAGCPKCKKTEELFMRALSEMNVAADLSHVKDMNEMIKRGVMFTPAVFINDKKVLEGRVPTAQEVEKLIKEAQ; encoded by the coding sequence ATGCTTAAGATAGAGGTCTTCGGTGCAGGATGTCCGAAGTGCAAAAAAACAGAGGAGCTTTTCATGCGCGCTCTTTCCGAGATGAACGTGGCAGCCGATTTGAGCCACGTCAAGGACATGAACGAGATGATAAAGCGCGGGGTCATGTTCACGCCTGCTGTGTTCATCAACGATAAAAAGGTACTTGAAGGCAGGGTGCCGACCGCACAAGAAGTCGAAAAGCTCATCAAAGAGGCGCAGTAA
- a CDS encoding cytochrome c biogenesis protein CcdA produces the protein MNGLLGNVEQWINSAPLLAFAGVFLGGIISSLSPCVLALIPLSIGYVGGYAGGSTKKAVIYSLMFVLGLTITFVVLGGIAAYVGGMFGLQGKVWYFVLAGAAFLVGLNLVGLLKFDLPWLKKIKVRKTGLWGALLFGLLFGIASSPCAAPILALILAFAATTKNVVYGMGLLLTYSVGHWILIFAAGVSTAFAQKLISSEKTEKVNRIVKLVAGILLFGVGLYFVYLGV, from the coding sequence ATGAACGGATTGCTTGGAAACGTCGAACAGTGGATAAATAGCGCTCCGCTGCTTGCGTTCGCGGGCGTTTTCCTTGGCGGGATAATTTCCTCCCTTTCGCCCTGCGTGCTTGCGCTTATTCCTCTTTCCATCGGCTACGTCGGCGGGTACGCCGGGGGCTCAACCAAGAAAGCCGTCATCTACAGCCTCATGTTCGTCCTTGGTCTTACAATTACCTTCGTCGTTTTGGGTGGCATTGCCGCCTACGTGGGCGGGATGTTCGGCCTGCAGGGCAAGGTGTGGTACTTCGTGCTCGCAGGAGCCGCATTCCTCGTCGGTCTCAACCTCGTAGGCCTTCTCAAGTTCGACCTTCCATGGCTCAAGAAGATAAAGGTTCGCAAAACGGGACTCTGGGGCGCGCTTCTTTTCGGGCTTCTTTTCGGCATCGCATCATCGCCCTGCGCCGCGCCTATACTCGCCCTCATCCTCGCATTCGCCGCGACCACGAAGAACGTAGTTTACGGCATGGGGCTTTTGCTTACCTACTCTGTCGGACACTGGATTCTCATATTCGCCGCAGGCGTATCAACCGCATTCGCGCAGAAGCTTATCTCTTCTGAAAAGACCGAGAAGGTCAACCGCATCGTGAAGCTTGTCGCTGGGATACTTCTTTTCGGAGTAGGGCTTTACTTCGTTTACTTGGGAGTGTAG
- a CDS encoding thioredoxin family protein, which translates to MPQVAPKDTTPKKVEPVATDPISKAVATGRPVLVDFGRGTCIPCKKMAPILAELKQEYAGRVEVLVLDLDEYYELARKVGIQMIPTQIFYDARGLEVGRHIGFMEKDSIIAQLTRMGVK; encoded by the coding sequence ATGCCGCAAGTCGCACCCAAAGACACCACCCCAAAGAAAGTGGAACCTGTTGCAACAGACCCGATCAGCAAGGCCGTAGCAACAGGCAGGCCCGTGCTCGTGGACTTTGGACGCGGAACCTGCATCCCGTGCAAAAAGATGGCGCCCATCCTTGCAGAACTAAAACAAGAGTATGCGGGCAGGGTCGAGGTGCTCGTGCTGGACCTCGACGAGTACTACGAACTTGCTCGCAAGGTGGGTATTCAGATGATTCCTACACAGATATTCTACGATGCCAGGGGCTTGGAGGTCGGACGCCATATAGGTTTCATGGAGAAGGATTCCATAATCGCTCAGTTAACAAGGATGGGCGTTAAGTAG